In a single window of the Nicotiana tomentosiformis chromosome 8, ASM39032v3, whole genome shotgun sequence genome:
- the LOC138897888 gene encoding uncharacterized protein has product MTNPNEHVISYTCAINGNNLEDDEIESVLLKKFGETLPKGDMTWYNNLPPNSMDSFAMLADSFMKAYTGTIKVENRKSDLFKVKQKDNEMLREFVSRFQMEWMDLPPVADDWVVQDFTQGLNIRSLLASQQLKQNFLDYLAITWADVHKRYQSKIRVKDGHLEAPSGSVCPVRTIDRVNRDIDQEPRSNRD; this is encoded by the coding sequence atgaccaacccaaatgagcatgttatctcctacacatgtgccatcaatgGGAacaacttggaggatgatgagatcgagtctgtcttgttgaagaagttcggagagaccctacCAAAAGGAGATATGACATGGTAtaacaacttacctcctaattctatggactcatttgctatgcttgcagattctttcatgaAAGCATACACCGGGACTATCAAGGTCGAGaacaggaagtcagaccttttcaaagtaaaacaaaaggataatgagatgctgaGAGAGTttgtgtcccggtttcaaatggaatggatggacctgccaccggtcgctgatgattgggtcgttcaggatttcacccaaggactcaacattAGAAGCTtgttggcttcacaacagttgaaacaaaacttTCTAGATTATTTGGCTATCACTTGGGCCGATGTTCATAagcggtatcaatcgaaaatcagggtcaAAGATGGTCATCTTGAGGCCCCTTCCGGGTCCGTGTGTCCCGTCAgaaccatcgacagagtcaaTAGAGACATCGATCAGGAACCGAGATCAAATAGGGATTAG
- the LOC138897889 gene encoding uncharacterized protein — MEKAQDYDSLLAKIEKALDKAKEKIVQLNEKVESSKDRQVKKFEEERAQFEREKAHWVRSEAQLHAQLEEMRRYNREYQHADFDRELPQARLEQAKLRAQLEPALDREDHIREIATTRQQQLQDRDHNFQHFREKFHDLAVYTAQSYVNCQGMDYEMFLEHAPTFARHLAA, encoded by the coding sequence ATGGAAAAGGCGCAAGATTATGATTCCCTCTTGGCAAAAATTGAAAAGGCATTGGACAAAGCCAAGGAAAAGATCGTACAGTTAAATGAGAAGGTCGAATCAAGTAAGGATCGCCAAGTAAAAAAATTTGAAGAAGAGAGGGCTCAATTCGAGAGAGAGAAGGCCCATTGGGTACGTTCAGAAGCTCAGCTCCATGCACAGTTGGAAGAAATGAGAAGGTACAATAGAGAATACCAGCATGCAGATTTTGATAGGGAGTTGCCTCAGGCGAGACTCGAGCAGGCTAAACTTCGGGCTCAGTTAGAGCCAGCCTTAGATCGCGAGGACCATATAAGGGAGATAGCCACCACTCGCCAACAACAGTTACAAGATCGAGACCATAATTTTCAGCACTTCAGAGAGAAATTCCATGATTTGGCTGTTTATACTGCTCAAAGTTATGTGAACTGCCAAGGGATGGATTATGAGATGTTTTTGGAGCATGCACCTACTTTTGCCCGTCATCTTGCAGCATAG